A stretch of DNA from Mugil cephalus isolate CIBA_MC_2020 chromosome 12, CIBA_Mcephalus_1.1, whole genome shotgun sequence:
GTAAGGCCGCTTCAAGTGTTGCAGGAGGAAGTAACATCTCCCTTCCTGAACCACAGAAAAACTCTCAAGTGAGCGGGTTTGACCATTTTTCACACAGAAAACTCTTTCATGAGTCTCTTTTGCAGACTTTTAAAGAGCCTGGCATTTGATGTTCACCTTACAAGATGTGCCACACACTATCTTTGACAATCAGTGGCCCAGTTCTACAGCAGCGAGTGTTGTCTGCAGTGCATTCATAGCTCATGGTATCTCCCACTCGACGCAGGATGTGGTTGTGTAGACGCatcactttcaaaataactcCTCAACAGCCTCGTCTCTCCTTTTATAGTAAAAGGTTATTGCACTACGGGCCGTGGCGAGACTAATGAAGGTGTGTGCCCACACAGAAGCGAAGAAGAATTTGTGGACAACGTATCTTAAGGGCAGAGAGTTTAACAGGGGTCCGTTATAATCTGTCACATTGTCAAATTACAACTTTAAAGTGAGAAGACAGAACTGGCCTGAGTAAGTTCAAGGGTTTTAGAAGGAAAACTTCCTGAAAGTTGCACAACGCTGCAACAAAGACATTCTAAAATCATAAGCAAAGCAAAGCATAGACGATGTGTGAAAAAGGCCTAATGTGAGCGTTTGAAGTCTGCATCTTAGAACATGAGCAGGAGCAAAGCATACCAATCAGTAGCCACCTCTTCCTTACATTTGCAACATCCTGTGCTATGATTCCGCATATCAGGAAGCGTACTTAAACTGTGTGCACACAGGGACCCCTGGTGAcggaaaaagaaataacacagcaAATGAAATTCTTCTCATATAGGAACCATCTGTTTAAGTAGAGAGAGACGTAAAGAAGGAAGAGCAGAAGAGGGTAGAGGAGAGACTCGGAAGCAGGAAGCATTTATTCATAATACATGAGGATGAGTGCATGATCTTGTCAGGCCTCTACGGTAGAAAACATACAATGACAAGACACATGTAATCACTAACAGCATTGAGCACCTTATAAGTACAGTCCAGACTTTTGTAAACTCGCTGAAACTAAGCTGTAAAGCCACTAATCTGCACAGAAATCCAACAGGAGAACCAACAGTTTTGGTCTTAACGCAGACGACACATTTGCCCGGACAGGTGAGGGCGCTGTTGCCGTGACAATGACGGCTTGGTCAGCTTCCCCCAACACCTGACCCCGGCACAGCACAGATGTCAACATGGCAGCCCCAAGGAAACAGCTCTAATATATAGTATGCATGACTCGCATGCCAGAGATGTCAGCCACACGGAGTCAGATTTCACACTAGAAATGGAAGACAGAGGGTGTCAAGGTGGAAGTATTGTATCTGAAGGCAGGAAACAGTCACCGCACATAATGTCAGGCTTTCCTGAAATTGCCCTGTATGCTCTTaacattgttattgttatggCCATCTacctgttttaaaaaatgcaacgtttttaccttttctattttgttgAATATGTTCTCTAGTTTGTCCTCCTTTTCTAagcaattaaattattaaaggtGGATTAAGGCATTCGAGATAGAGGGAAACTTCACCAGCCTAAAAATCACTCACCTTCCTTCAGAAGACCAAAATTCTAGGAGGCATGTTTCCAAGGGGAAGTGAACAAAGATGTAAAACCACTCGGATAAGCTTACAGAAAGATTGCACGGTATAAACTATGATGAGCTTAGAGACTGATCAAGTTTAGAGGAGATCAAGCTGCAGCTCATGGATTTATGATGCTAATCTTATCAATTAGGGATAAATCAATACTAGTGTATCCCCCACTTTGTTATGGAGTGATTTCGTGTCCCATTGAACTCAAACACTGCgtattatttttgcattaaatggCTGCAACAACGGGAGAGTCCAGACTGATTTTTTCTCCCCGTAACATGACAAGAGATAAAACGACCATTTCTCCTTCCATCTGGCAGAATAATCACAACTAATCAACTACAGTATTTAACAGCAGAAGGCCTTCTCATCTGAAAGCTGTTTCCACTGCAACTTACAAATCGCCCGGTGTAAGCCTCATTTCCTGGGGTGGAGCTGAACAGACATTTAAAGAGTAAGCAAAGCAGATTTTgaattgacagaaaaaaaaaaaaagaaaaaaaaatccccgtCTCACACATAACCCCCGAGAAGCGCTTCGACTGCGAACCAAACGGTGGAGTTGTTTGCTTGCAAGGCGGCAGATGAGCAGGACCAGATGTTAGAGCTGACTTGTGAAGTGTGCACACTCATTAAACGCCTTTATTGCCGAAATTGGAATAAACATGTGCGAGAACGTGAAGCTTTGTGTGCTACCTGTGAGCAAGACATCAAAGAGCGCAGCAGCTGGTAATGACAGGCCTGCGCAAGTCTGACCTCCGTAATTATCAATACGGCTAATTATTTTTGATGTAACCGGCGAAGGCTAAAGCAAATGTAAGGCTCACAGTgtctcagcaaaaaaaaaaaaaaaaggaacaatgggTTGCATTTGTCAGCAAAacactgtgactttttttttcctactggtGATCCACAGGAAAAAGTTTCATGTGGCTCTGTGCTGAGTTTGAGTGAAGACAGGAGAACCCCTAAACATAATCCCCACCCCCCTCACAAACCCACTCCTACCTCCAAAAGTCACCACCTATCCGTCTCAGTGTCATTTCACAGTGTCAACCCACCTCTGGAAtttcagagaggaagaaggggtAGCAAATTATGGGACACAGAGTTTAGTTGCAGCTTTGAAAGGAGTGTGAgagagatttgttttgttttttttctccccccctggAGGAGACTTTGACTTTGTGTTCTGGAAATACACGAAATCCGCCGTGCATCGTGTGACGGCTCAACTGAGACTTGCTCCTGTCCAAACAGTTTAATGAGTGGAAGCCCCAAGGAGGAGTAGTCAGAACTCGCTGCAGGCAAAGTCAAACCCTTGGGAAACAAAGCGGCGCGACTGCTCACGGTGATAGACATGCAGCCGTTTACTTTGTTCGGTGctcttttcctcctgctccacaTCTCCTCCGGCAGCACAGCCGCCCATAGGTGAGTCAATCAAGTAGAGCAACAGAGCGTGTGATGTTGTGTGGTGCGTTTCTAGCACCGAGACCTGCAGCAGGTGGAGACTTCACTTGGACATTTAGTCAGATGCTCGAAGCGTGACGTTAGCCAGATTTCTTTttagtatataaaaaaaaaaatggcacattGCAAGGAGCCTGAATGCACCCCTGTAATGTTACTGTATAATTTGACCTGCTTCCTGTGAGGGAATTACTAACACTTGAGCTGCTAGTTTCTCCACATGCAATTATTTTAAGTGGAGTAACCGGAACCCCTCTATTTTGTGCAGAATTATGGGCTTTAAATCTTTACAagaaaaactgttgttttgatGGCATGTATACACTGCTGGCCCTGCTAACAGACCGCTATGAGAGGGACAGCTAAATGTGGCACAGCAACTGTTAATAGAGGAGCACCTGTCACGGTTAAGGAGCCCCTCTCTCCTGTGGGCTATTCTGGTTGATTTCTATCAAGTCTCAGATTCCTCCAGTCCCAGTGGAGCCGATGCTGCTTTTAGGATGCTAACCCCAGCACTCCTTATGAACATCTGGGATATCGCAtctgaaaagcagaaataaagatgCTGAAATCTGGTTACATTTGGGGCTAACGTGACCTTTGAATTCACTTGATTTTAAAGCTGCTGGAAACTTGGTCACTGGAATCGTAACTTAATTTACAGGTTAAAAATACACACGTGCAATGTAATCTCggtgtatatttaaaaaagcgACGCCGACCCCCGAAGCACAACCCAGAATAACTTTACGGTAAATTCTCATCTGACTCCAGAAACGAGCCGCAGACATCAAACATCAAAGCCTGAACGGGAGAAAACAGGGCTCTGCACGAGGTATCAGCTCAACGCAAGGACGTGTCTGATTAGTGTGTTTTCCCCCCCATTTGTAGCCTACATCCTGTCAGCTGGCTGGTGCTCCACAGGGAGCCCCACTTCTGGCACAAGCCCGCGAGGAAACACTTTATTTAGGTCGTTTGTTGTTTGGACCGTAATTAAAAGTCGACGCCTCAAAGCGTGCATTTGCTAGAGCTTAGggtttgtgggtgtgtgagcttaaatgaaaccagattttttttttctttctaataacCTAAATTTGTCATCTATAGTTCACTGTTGCTGCtgattttacttatattttgGATTATAACTGCACTAACCGGTGGGGTGGGTTATAAATGATACCGAGACCAATAAATCACATCTTACCTTCCACTCGTCTCTCCTTCTACAAAGGCACTACAGACAAGTCCTTACTGGAAACCAACCAGGTGTGTGTCGCTATGGCAGGAGACTGGAGTGTTGCTATGGctggaagaaaaacagtaaAGGGCAGTGTGAGGGTAAGAAGATTTAATGTTTGGTTTTGATGAAAGCATATGAACGCGAGAAACAAAGAGCGTTCAGAGAAAATGATCTAAATTTACAGACACAAAGTCCCAGCTAGTATTATTCCTTTCACAAAAGATATTTTCCTAAACCAGAAAGTGGAGGAAATAACATCAAACTAAAAAGTCCCCTGCATAATAGAAATGTGCGGTTTGACTGCAGTCCATCGTTCTCCGCCGCTGATATTTGTGGTGGTATTTTCttcatgttaaatgttttaccaGCTCAGTGCGAGCACGGATGCAAGCATGGAGAGTGTGTTGGCCCCAACAAATGCAAGTGTTTCCCAGGATACGCCGGAAAGACGTGTAATCAAGGTAGGTATTTGAGGTCAGTCAAGAGGGTCTGTAAAATATTGGCAAAAACTGGGTGGAGGATGATTAAATTTCCAGCTGAAAATATTTACCTACTTAATTTAAAGCTTTAAGTTAGATGTCTGACTTTTAGAAACGCTGCAAGTGGAAACATGAAGACGTCTCTCATTTTCCAGATCTGAACGAGTGTGGCCTGAAGCCCCGACCCTGTGAGCACCGCTGCATGAACACACATGGCAGCTACAAGTGCTATTGTCTCAACGGATACACCTTAATGCCTGACGGATCTTGCACCAGTGAGTCCCCCGTACTGCGGCTTCCCCGCGCATACGTTGAGCCTGCCTGATGGCGtgccttgtttgtgtttgtgtgtttgcgtgcagaCTCCAGGACGTGCGCCCTCGCTCACTGTCAGTACGGTTGCGAGGAAGTGCAGGGGGAGATTCGCTGCCTCTGCCCGTCCGCAGGCCTGCAGCTGGGGCAAGATGAGAGAACCTGTGTAGGTGAGCAGCCACACACTTGCGCCGAACAGTAAGTTGCAAACACAGCGCACAGTTCCGGACAGGCTCAGTCAATGCAGCAGATGGGGCAACGGCCCTTATTTGACTAAGGAACACAAACAGtgtttgaaaaagagaaaagagattGACTTTTGCACTTTGTGTCACAtcaattgcattttttttttttttttttttttttgatactgGAAATCTGTAAGGATTCTATTACATGGCTCTTGGATGCTAGGCTTATAAAGCAGCTGGATATAATTATGTTATATTTCTTCCCACAAAGCTGCTTGAGCTGGGACTGGGCCAGCCTGACATGATCACACATGGGATGTACTAAACTAGTGTTAAATTTCAAACCTGCCACGTTCCAGCGCACTCGAAAATTGATTTACAGCAAAAGTGTACGTTTATTCTGAAAATGTGCCAAAAAGCGAATTCCTCAGAAGTACGAAAAGATGAAGTCTGACAAGACAGACTTTTAGCCACTGTGTTCACCGTGAAATCTCTGCCTGAGCTAAATGTGGAGTATCTGCTCTGCACCAGATACAATAGACTCCTAACTGGCAGCTGGCCCAGACTTTCAGTGCAAACCATGTGCATCCGAAGGAATAAATTTATGTAAACATGCTTATAATGACTGTATGAAAAGCAATTTCGGATATTGTCTCCACGGCAGTAGGCTGACTGATTGCTTGGACAATCGTGTGTCACTGTATCTTGTTCAAAACCGGCAGTGATGGTTTATTTCTAGCAGCTAAAAATCCTTCTTTTGCACATGTATCAGTAGCTCATTTCCCACCACATCAAACACAATTTAGCTACGTTGCGAAGTAGGAAGCCAGTGAGGGATCATTATTTTTATGATCACCAGGAGGGTGAAGCTTCCAtctggaagaggaaaaagagtaGTTAATAACTCCATGGGTTCAGTGGAAGCAGACAACTGCTGTGGTAATATGGTATAATATAGGGACTGAAAGGCAATTACATAGCAACACACATAGCAACTccaaaaaactatttaaaatgaaagctaAGGACTAcaagctctttttttctctctgaatgaGTGACATAAAATTCAGGAATATAAAATCCTAGACCCTTAATTTTTGccccttttgtttcctttcagaTATTGATGAATGTGTAACTGGGAAGAACGACTGCCCGTACAACAGGCAATGCGTCAACACGTTCGGCAGCTACTACTGCAAGTGCCAGGACGGCTACGACCTGAAATATGTCGACGGCAAATATGACTGCGTGGGTAAGGCATACGAGTTTAAGTGTGCGGGGAAACATCGGCCACGAATTCCACTCCCGAAGGTACAAATAGGCTTCTTCCGATTTCAGAACTTGATGAGTGTGCAGCCGGCACCCACAAATGCAGCCACCACGCTGTCTGTCTGAACACTCAAGGATCCTACAAGTGCAGGTGCAAGTCTGGCTTCAGAGGCAATGGCTTTGAATGCTCCGGTGAGATCCTAGATTTGCTACACAGAATTAGGGATCAGTTGATTTTTAGGAGTGGCTTTTAAtaagtacaataaataaaaaaataaactaaaataaattgcaAAAACACATGTCTCGGGCCTTTTCCAGGTAAGTGTAGTCAGGGAGACGGTCACATATTTCACTAGGACTCTTTTAAACATTAGCAAACTGCCGTCCTGCCAAAGCCACTATCCAGCTTTCAGACTCCACTCCTCTCTACAGATGTTAGCTTGAGAAAGGCACAGATTGAAAACACACCTGTGTAAACATGACCCCGCATTGTAGCCGGCCATCtgaagaggaaggggaaagaAAGTTAGCGTTACACTCTTTGGACCAGGCCCAGATATTAACAGGTGAAGACTCGTTGTAGCCGAATGACATGAAGGGTACAGGTCAGGGGTTTCAGAGTGAATGAAGATGCCTGTATTTTTTGTAGTCAAGCCATTTTATCAGAGGTCGTGGGATGGAGACAAGGGCAGCGCAGACGATTCCCTCAACGGTGAGATTACTGCGGAATCCAGCTTCTGCTTCAGTTCTCGCCCTGCAACCCCATTCATTCATCCGTTCCTCTCTCGCGTACTTTTAAGATCGCCTCCCTCAGCTCTCTCCCTCTTGCTCATGGCTGGAAATGTTGTATGTCCACAGCACCCGCGGCTGGATATCAGACCGAGAATCTTCAgcatgactctttttttttaaacacagaagCTTAAGTGATGAAATGCTTGTGCAGCTATGGCACCAATTTAAATTGCACTGAATGAACACTTTACCTGCATGCACTGGGATGATCCCAGCTATTGTCTTAGCATGTTCCTTTGTAATGTTTTGCTCCTTTGGAAGAAGTATATATTCATAAACTGGTGAGTATCTGCAAGGAAGCAATTAATAAGAACAGCTGCAAAATACATGATAACAAACCCATCTGAATCCTGGTAAAATACTACTTCCTACTCATGACTGCATATCCTTATGTCTAATCTGGTATCCTCTTCCTGCCCGCAGTCATCCCAGACTCCCAAGTGAAGCCCCGGATTCTGGGAGGTAAGCTGAGCAATGAGGACATCAAAAATGTTATCCCTGAGCCGGTTGCAACGCCACCCTCTAGGCTCCGCCAGCAGCCCTTTGACTACGAGGGAGAGGTCTACATCGGTAGCCAGTCCGAGGTACAGGAGGAATttccagaggaagaggaggaggaggaagaagaagaagaagacaaccTGCTCAGTCCAAGGGGAGATGTTTTCAGTAAGTGTCTTTGATTGCCGACCTACGAATGAATCAGTTCTTCTACTCTGGGTGGTCCATAGCATGCATAACGACCATAAACAGACACATACTCATGCTGATACC
This window harbors:
- the egfl6 gene encoding epidermal growth factor-like protein 6 isoform X2, which produces MQPFTLFGALFLLLHISSGSTAAHRHYRQVLTGNQPGVCRYGRRLECCYGWKKNSKGQCEAQCEHGCKHGECVGPNKCKCFPGYAGKTCNQDLNECGLKPRPCEHRCMNTHGSYKCYCLNGYTLMPDGSCTNSRTCALAHCQYGCEEVQGEIRCLCPSAGLQLGQDERTCVDIDECVTGKNDCPYNRQCVNTFGSYYCKCQDGYDLKYVDGKYDCVELDECAAGTHKCSHHAVCLNTQGSYKCRCKSGFRGNGFECSVIPDSQVKPRILGGKLSNEDIKNVIPEPVATPPSRLRQQPFDYEGEVYIGSQSEVQEEFPEEEEEEEEEEEDNLLSPRGDVFISEDFESVFGPVTEVKEVQISPVQEEYIMDCNFDQGACEWVQDKADHMDWSVAYHDNGEYYMALSGLLGEQEDVAKLKLLLSDRAQQGSFCLTFDYRVVGHNVGTLRVMLNNNAYPVWEQSHSRDQNWQTELLTVAWKEVAPESIIFEAQRGSGVGGEIGLDNVVLTSGPCQDDTGPVF
- the egfl6 gene encoding epidermal growth factor-like protein 6 isoform X1; amino-acid sequence: MQPFTLFGALFLLLHISSGSTAAHRHYRQVLTGNQPGVCRYGRRLECCYGWKKNSKGQCEAQCEHGCKHGECVGPNKCKCFPGYAGKTCNQDLNECGLKPRPCEHRCMNTHGSYKCYCLNGYTLMPDGSCTNSRTCALAHCQYGCEEVQGEIRCLCPSAGLQLGQDERTCVDIDECVTGKNDCPYNRQCVNTFGSYYCKCQDGYDLKYVDGKYDCVELDECAAGTHKCSHHAVCLNTQGSYKCRCKSGFRGNGFECSVKPFYQRSWDGDKGSADDSLNVIPDSQVKPRILGGKLSNEDIKNVIPEPVATPPSRLRQQPFDYEGEVYIGSQSEVQEEFPEEEEEEEEEEEDNLLSPRGDVFISEDFESVFGPVTEVKEVQISPVQEEYIMDCNFDQGACEWVQDKADHMDWSVAYHDNGEYYMALSGLLGEQEDVAKLKLLLSDRAQQGSFCLTFDYRVVGHNVGTLRVMLNNNAYPVWEQSHSRDQNWQTELLTVAWKEVAPESIIFEAQRGSGVGGEIGLDNVVLTSGPCQDDTGPVF
- the egfl6 gene encoding epidermal growth factor-like protein 6 isoform X3, which translates into the protein MQPFTLFGALFLLLHISSGSTAAHRHYRQVLTGNQPGVCRYGRRLECCYGWKKNSKGQCEAQCEHGCKHGECVGPNKCKCFPGYAGKTCNQDLNECGLKPRPCEHRCMNTHGSYKCYCLNGYTLMPDGSCTNSRTCALAHCQYGCEEVQGEIRCLCPSAGLQLGQDERTCVDIDECVTGKNDCPYNRQCVNTFGSYYCKCQDGYDLKYVDGKYDCVVIPDSQVKPRILGGKLSNEDIKNVIPEPVATPPSRLRQQPFDYEGEVYIGSQSEVQEEFPEEEEEEEEEEEDNLLSPRGDVFISEDFESVFGPVTEVKEVQISPVQEEYIMDCNFDQGACEWVQDKADHMDWSVAYHDNGEYYMALSGLLGEQEDVAKLKLLLSDRAQQGSFCLTFDYRVVGHNVGTLRVMLNNNAYPVWEQSHSRDQNWQTELLTVAWKEVAPESIIFEAQRGSGVGGEIGLDNVVLTSGPCQDDTGPVF